The following proteins are co-located in the Takifugu flavidus isolate HTHZ2018 chromosome 16, ASM371156v2, whole genome shotgun sequence genome:
- the pdss2 gene encoding decaprenyl-diphosphate synthase subunit 2 yields the protein MFLAKCPRLSCKVLSGRGHRTLSLFSSPGPSNWNKVVSDAEKIVGYPTSFMSLRCLLSDELSNVAMHVRKLVGTQHPLLNTARGFVYDSKNNLQMRGLIVLLLSKAAGPSHAASGLLTQDMVSGIYPSQRNLAEITELIHTAFLVHRGIVNLKEWTVSDGPLKDMQFGNKMAVLSGDFLLANACTGLAQLDNTKVVELISSAIGDVVQGLYYENCNSSENSLHQAVDMATWEEQAFLSHGALMAKSCQAALELAKHDKESQSLAYKYGKHLSLGHKLNSDLRPFVKSSMGEPVAFSLFSAPVVFHRQIIGEDRWHQQLQQATTPRNQLDYSKLLTAVKSEKGVSAAVDLCCYHSNKALEAIQVFSSSEARSALENIASAITKF from the exons ATGTTTCTAGCTAAATGTCCACGGCTATCCTGCAAAGTTTTGTCCGGACGAGGACATAGAACACTTAGTCTGTTCTCTAGCCCAGGACCTTCTAACTGGAATAAAGTAGTCTCCGACGCAGAGAAGATCGTCGGATACCCAACCTCCTTCATGAGCCTCCGATGTCTCCTCAGTGATGAACTCAGTAATGTCGCCATGCATGTCAGGAAGCTGGTCGGGACGCAGCACCCTTTACTCAACACTGCAAG AGGCTTTGTCTATGACAGCAAGAACAACCTTCAGATGAGGGGTCTGATCGTGCTGCTTTTATCGAAAGCTGCCGGACCGAGCCACGCAGCTTCAGGCCTCCTCACTCAGGACATGGTCAGTGGCATCTACCCAAG tCAGAGGAACTTGGCAGAAATCACAGAACTGATCCACACGGCCTTCCTCGTGCACCGCGGAATAGTCAATCTGAAGGAGTGGACAGTTTCAGACGGCCCACTGAAGGACATGCAGTTTGGCAATAAAATGGCCGTCCTGAGCGGCGATTTCCTGCTGGCCAACGCGTGCACTGGACTTGCTCAGCTAGATAACACTAAG GTGGTTGAACTCATCTCCAGTGCCATCGGTGATGTCGTTCAGGGGCTCTACTATGAGAACTGCAACAGTTCCGAG AATAGCCTTCACCAAGCTGTCGACATGGCGACGTGGGAGGAGCAGGCCTTCCTGTCACATGGGGCACTGATGGCCAAGAGCTGTCAAGCTGCACTTGAGCTCGCTAAACACGATAAGGAGTCCCAAAGTTTGGCGTATAAATACGGCAAGCACTTGTCACTGGGCCACAAG ctgaactctgacctgcGGCCTTTTGTGAAGAGCAGCATGGGGGAACCAGTAGCGTTCAGTTTGTTTTCTGCTCCTGTGGTGTTTCACCGCCAAATTATCGGCGAGGACCGATGGCATCAACAGCTGCAACAG GCAACAACACCAAGAAACCAGCTGGATTACTCAAAA CTTTTGACAGCGGTTAAGTCAGAGAAAGGTGTGAGCGCAGCTGTGGACCTGTgctgttaccatagcaacaaggCTCTGGAGGCTATCcaggttttctcctcctccgaGGCGCGATCCGCCCTGGAGAACATCGCTTCCGCCATCACCAAATTTTGA
- the bend3 gene encoding BEN domain-containing protein 3 isoform X1, which produces MNSSEHGAVPNEAMLEKEHKDVQDFKEEPEDLAICKPDEGFGGGSPGASETGKRSCSEIGPQTNKSTCSKRVKVSGEMRRLLVEEDSRHEPLCLTTTGEKRDCVQQKSRVSYRKPLFSISHRISDKRNTPNLEQQAGHGGSEFNYSGIYSSKLQSSVDNGAWDNFSLVDTLGPSSSQDSSLYPLIEKMFLILNTLNSSMTQLHSKVDLLTLEVMRIKKQIKPVDLVTDFQPPPEYLLTSDELNQLKEQTSSAGELGCRLLVHLFPELFKARECSHECMASKRTLESLHLQLIRNYVEVCYPPVKNNDVWQEECLLQINDLFNRFWAQRDMESARMLRKQAAASAGIKAEAPQTYHFINEQGQEEQISVGHQQSTPPDLPFNTQATEELDEFSSPEDFVVFLTHRLFPEVFEEGKMPEGSSSFGSVGQLILDSEKMEIIRKYMEANFPDVPEDSWLQICIQHMEDALEGAHSNGNGSEPDNNNEESYDLVNLPEDVCVMTVPEVGDYERPSRKSKKSLLTPMDFDNLEIPLPDFGVPQEYILSREQLKNIYECSLSIGNFASRLLVLMFPELFTHENTRKQYNCSGSLGKKQLDPVRVNLIRHYVQLVYPQATNDRVWMVEFVGKLDERCRRRETEQRRSYTQQRRVFGQDSEQDFLLNPLHPDGVREEAEIPSLPPEKSSKDFCKIPLDELTVSTPEFPVPSVYLLSDSEVREIVQQSLSVGNFAARLLVRLFPELFTQENLRLQYNHSGACNKKQLDPVRLRLIRHYVEAVYPVDKIEEVWHYECVPSIDERCRRPNRKKCDILKKAKRSSTVS; this is translated from the exons ATGAATTCAAGTGAGCATGGAGCTGTTCCAAATGAAGCAATGCTTGAGAAAG aacacaAAGATGTCCAGGATTTTAAAGAGGAGCCAGAAGACTTGGCTATTTGTAAGCCAGATGAAGGATTTGGAGGAGGATCCCCCGGAGCCTCTGAGACTGGCAAGCGATCATGCTCAGAGATTGGCCCCCAGACAAACAAATCCACCTGCAGCAAGAGAGTCAAGGTTTCTGGTGAG ATGAGACGGCTCCTGGTAGAAGAGGACAGCAGGCACGAGCCGCTGTGTCTCACCACAACTGGAGAAAAGAGGGACTGCGTCCAACAAAAGTCCAGAGTCTCGTACAGAAAGCCTCTTTTCAGCATCTCCCACCGGATCTCAGACAAGAGAAACACGCCTAATTTGGAGCAGCAAGCCGGTCACGGCGGCAGTGAGTTCAACTACAGTGGCATCTACTCATCCAAGCTCCAAAGTTCGGTGGATAATGGTGCGTGGGACAACTTCTCCCTGGTGGACACGTTGGGTCCGTCTTCGTCACAAGACTCCAGCCTTTATCCGCTGATTGAGAAAATGTTTCTCATCCTCAACACGCTCAATTCCAGCATGACGCAGTTGCACAGCAAAGTGGACTTGTTAACGCTGGAGGTCATGCGAATAAAGAAGCAGATCAAACCGGTCGACTTGGTGACCGAtttccagcctcctcctgaATACCTGCTAACGAGCGATGAGCTGAATCAGCTGAAGGAGCAAACGTCGAGCGCCGGGGAACTGGGCTGCCGCCTTCTCGTGCATCTCTTTCCTGAGCTGTTCAAAGCCCGGGAGTGTTCTCATGAGTGCATGGCTAGCAAGAGAACGCTCGAGTCTCTACATCTACAGCTAATCCGGAACTACGTGGAGGTCTGCTACCCTCCGGTCAAGAACAACGACGTTTGGCAGGAAGAATGCCTCCTTCAGATCAATGACTTATTTAACCGCTTCTGGGCTCAGAGGGATATGGAGAGCGCTCGCATGCTCAGGAAGCAGGCGGCCGCGAGCGCGGGGATAAAGGCGGAGGCTCCGCAAACGTATCACTTTATTAAcgagcaggggcaggaggagcaaaTCTCTGTGGGTCACCAGCAGAGCACGCCGCCAGACCTCCCGTTCAATACGCAAGCCACGGAGGAGCTGGACGAGTTCTCGTCCCCCGAGgactttgttgttttcctgacgCACCGTCTCTTCCCCGAGGTTTTCGAAGAAGGGAAAATGCCGGAAGGCTCCAGCAGTTTCGGCAGCGTGGGGCAGCTAATCTTGGACTCTGAAAAGATGGAAATAATAAGAAAGTACATGGAAGCTAATTTCCCCGACGTGCCTGAAGACAGCTGGCTTCAAATATGCATTCAGCACATGGAGGACGCGCTGGAGGGCGCTCACAGTAACGGGAACGGGAGTGAACCCGATAACAATAACGAGGAGAGCTACGACCTGGTCAACCTTCCAGAGGACGTTTGCGTTATGACGGTTCCAGAAGTGGGAGACTACGAGAGACCTAGCCGCAAGTCGAAAAAGTCTCTCCTCACACCTATGGACTTTGACAATCTGGAGATTCCTCTTCCGGACTTCGGTGTCCCTCAAGAGTACATTTTGTCCAGGGAGCAGCTGAAGAATATCTATGAATGTAGCTTATCTATCGGGAATTTTGCATCCCGGCTGCTGGTGCTAATGTTCCCGGAGCTCTTTACGCACGAGAACACGCGGAAGCAGTACAACTGCAGCGGTTCTCTTGGTAAAAAACAGCTGGACCCCGTTCGGGTGAACCTGATCCGCCATTACGTTCAGCTGGTTTACCCACAGGCCACCAACGACCGAGTGTGGATGGTGGAATTTGTCGGCAAACTGGACGAAAGGTGCCGGAGACGGGAGACGGAGCAGCGGAGGTCTTACACGCAACAACGCCGAGTGTTCGGCCAAGACTCGGAACAGGACTTCCTCCTGAACCCGCTGCATCCAGACGGCGTGAGAGAAGAAGCCGAGATTCCCTCTTTACCACCGGAGAAGAGCAGCAAAGACTTTTGCAAGATCCCCCTGGACGAGCTGACGGTGTCCACGCCCGAATTCCCCGTCCCTTCCGTCTACCTGCTCTCGGACAGCGAGGTGCGGGAGATCGTCCAGCAGAGCCTCTCCGTGGGGAACTTTGCCGCGCGGCTGCTGGTGCGCCTCTTCCCCGAACTCTTCACGCAGGAGAACCTGCGCCTGCAGTACAACCATTCGGGCGCCTGCAACAAGAAGCAGCTGGACCCCGTGCGGCTGCGACTGATACGTCACTACGTGGAGGCGGTGTATCCTGTGGATAAGATAGAAGAGGTGTGGCACTACGAATGCGTACCGAGCATCGACGAACGCTGCAGGCGGCCAAATCGCAAGAAGTGCGACATTCTTAAGAAGGCCAAAAGGTCGAGCACTGTGTCGTAG
- the bend3 gene encoding BEN domain-containing protein 3 isoform X2, with product MELFQMKQCLRKNTKMSRILKRSQKTWLFVSQMKDLEEDPPEPLRLASDHAQRLAPRQTNPPAARESRFLMRRLLVEEDSRHEPLCLTTTGEKRDCVQQKSRVSYRKPLFSISHRISDKRNTPNLEQQAGHGGSEFNYSGIYSSKLQSSVDNGAWDNFSLVDTLGPSSSQDSSLYPLIEKMFLILNTLNSSMTQLHSKVDLLTLEVMRIKKQIKPVDLVTDFQPPPEYLLTSDELNQLKEQTSSAGELGCRLLVHLFPELFKARECSHECMASKRTLESLHLQLIRNYVEVCYPPVKNNDVWQEECLLQINDLFNRFWAQRDMESARMLRKQAAASAGIKAEAPQTYHFINEQGQEEQISVGHQQSTPPDLPFNTQATEELDEFSSPEDFVVFLTHRLFPEVFEEGKMPEGSSSFGSVGQLILDSEKMEIIRKYMEANFPDVPEDSWLQICIQHMEDALEGAHSNGNGSEPDNNNEESYDLVNLPEDVCVMTVPEVGDYERPSRKSKKSLLTPMDFDNLEIPLPDFGVPQEYILSREQLKNIYECSLSIGNFASRLLVLMFPELFTHENTRKQYNCSGSLGKKQLDPVRVNLIRHYVQLVYPQATNDRVWMVEFVGKLDERCRRRETEQRRSYTQQRRVFGQDSEQDFLLNPLHPDGVREEAEIPSLPPEKSSKDFCKIPLDELTVSTPEFPVPSVYLLSDSEVREIVQQSLSVGNFAARLLVRLFPELFTQENLRLQYNHSGACNKKQLDPVRLRLIRHYVEAVYPVDKIEEVWHYECVPSIDERCRRPNRKKCDILKKAKRSSTVS from the exons ATGGAGCTGTTCCAAATGAAGCAATGCTTGAGAAAG aacacaAAGATGTCCAGGATTTTAAAGAGGAGCCAGAAGACTTGGCTATTTGTAAGCCAGATGAAGGATTTGGAGGAGGATCCCCCGGAGCCTCTGAGACTGGCAAGCGATCATGCTCAGAGATTGGCCCCCAGACAAACAAATCCACCTGCAGCAAGAGAGTCAAGGTTTCTG ATGAGACGGCTCCTGGTAGAAGAGGACAGCAGGCACGAGCCGCTGTGTCTCACCACAACTGGAGAAAAGAGGGACTGCGTCCAACAAAAGTCCAGAGTCTCGTACAGAAAGCCTCTTTTCAGCATCTCCCACCGGATCTCAGACAAGAGAAACACGCCTAATTTGGAGCAGCAAGCCGGTCACGGCGGCAGTGAGTTCAACTACAGTGGCATCTACTCATCCAAGCTCCAAAGTTCGGTGGATAATGGTGCGTGGGACAACTTCTCCCTGGTGGACACGTTGGGTCCGTCTTCGTCACAAGACTCCAGCCTTTATCCGCTGATTGAGAAAATGTTTCTCATCCTCAACACGCTCAATTCCAGCATGACGCAGTTGCACAGCAAAGTGGACTTGTTAACGCTGGAGGTCATGCGAATAAAGAAGCAGATCAAACCGGTCGACTTGGTGACCGAtttccagcctcctcctgaATACCTGCTAACGAGCGATGAGCTGAATCAGCTGAAGGAGCAAACGTCGAGCGCCGGGGAACTGGGCTGCCGCCTTCTCGTGCATCTCTTTCCTGAGCTGTTCAAAGCCCGGGAGTGTTCTCATGAGTGCATGGCTAGCAAGAGAACGCTCGAGTCTCTACATCTACAGCTAATCCGGAACTACGTGGAGGTCTGCTACCCTCCGGTCAAGAACAACGACGTTTGGCAGGAAGAATGCCTCCTTCAGATCAATGACTTATTTAACCGCTTCTGGGCTCAGAGGGATATGGAGAGCGCTCGCATGCTCAGGAAGCAGGCGGCCGCGAGCGCGGGGATAAAGGCGGAGGCTCCGCAAACGTATCACTTTATTAAcgagcaggggcaggaggagcaaaTCTCTGTGGGTCACCAGCAGAGCACGCCGCCAGACCTCCCGTTCAATACGCAAGCCACGGAGGAGCTGGACGAGTTCTCGTCCCCCGAGgactttgttgttttcctgacgCACCGTCTCTTCCCCGAGGTTTTCGAAGAAGGGAAAATGCCGGAAGGCTCCAGCAGTTTCGGCAGCGTGGGGCAGCTAATCTTGGACTCTGAAAAGATGGAAATAATAAGAAAGTACATGGAAGCTAATTTCCCCGACGTGCCTGAAGACAGCTGGCTTCAAATATGCATTCAGCACATGGAGGACGCGCTGGAGGGCGCTCACAGTAACGGGAACGGGAGTGAACCCGATAACAATAACGAGGAGAGCTACGACCTGGTCAACCTTCCAGAGGACGTTTGCGTTATGACGGTTCCAGAAGTGGGAGACTACGAGAGACCTAGCCGCAAGTCGAAAAAGTCTCTCCTCACACCTATGGACTTTGACAATCTGGAGATTCCTCTTCCGGACTTCGGTGTCCCTCAAGAGTACATTTTGTCCAGGGAGCAGCTGAAGAATATCTATGAATGTAGCTTATCTATCGGGAATTTTGCATCCCGGCTGCTGGTGCTAATGTTCCCGGAGCTCTTTACGCACGAGAACACGCGGAAGCAGTACAACTGCAGCGGTTCTCTTGGTAAAAAACAGCTGGACCCCGTTCGGGTGAACCTGATCCGCCATTACGTTCAGCTGGTTTACCCACAGGCCACCAACGACCGAGTGTGGATGGTGGAATTTGTCGGCAAACTGGACGAAAGGTGCCGGAGACGGGAGACGGAGCAGCGGAGGTCTTACACGCAACAACGCCGAGTGTTCGGCCAAGACTCGGAACAGGACTTCCTCCTGAACCCGCTGCATCCAGACGGCGTGAGAGAAGAAGCCGAGATTCCCTCTTTACCACCGGAGAAGAGCAGCAAAGACTTTTGCAAGATCCCCCTGGACGAGCTGACGGTGTCCACGCCCGAATTCCCCGTCCCTTCCGTCTACCTGCTCTCGGACAGCGAGGTGCGGGAGATCGTCCAGCAGAGCCTCTCCGTGGGGAACTTTGCCGCGCGGCTGCTGGTGCGCCTCTTCCCCGAACTCTTCACGCAGGAGAACCTGCGCCTGCAGTACAACCATTCGGGCGCCTGCAACAAGAAGCAGCTGGACCCCGTGCGGCTGCGACTGATACGTCACTACGTGGAGGCGGTGTATCCTGTGGATAAGATAGAAGAGGTGTGGCACTACGAATGCGTACCGAGCATCGACGAACGCTGCAGGCGGCCAAATCGCAAGAAGTGCGACATTCTTAAGAAGGCCAAAAGGTCGAGCACTGTGTCGTAG